DNA sequence from the Pichia kudriavzevii chromosome 4, complete sequence genome:
TGGTCTTCTTTATATACAACTATCCATGTACTGGCATAGCCAGCATACACCTGTTGAATGGTTTCGTCGGCTGCACAAGTGTAGAGCAAGGTGAGCTCTCCGCAGTTGTCGATACCTTGTACACCGCAATTCCCATGTTCGCCCCATCCCCAGGCATGGGCTTCCTTGCGGTTTTCGGAGACTGTTACTCCATGTTCTGTACCGACTTGGAAGTCCCACACATGTTCTGCTCTTTGTAGCAGTTGTCTGTAGACGTTGTTCCCAACAGAGCAGAAACGGGTTTCATTCCCCCTGGTGTATTGGAGATGTACCGAGCTCCACATACTCTTGAGGGCCACTACTGTAACATCGGGGGCAATTTTGAACCACCGGGTCTTGTTGACCCCCAACTCTCCCCTGAGTGCTCCAGAACCTACCATAGTCTGTAGTTTTTCTAATAGTCCATACCTATCGCTTTTCCCCCTCATTGCAAGATACTGGCTGGTCCCGTCTGAGAGCACAAACAGAGAGAAATCACGTCCTAAGCAACACTTGACCAGAGTGACATTGCTAAACGGTAGTTCGTTAAATGTCAATTCTTGGAATCCCTCAACGGTCTTGCCACCAACGTCATCTCCCAAAAGCTGGCcctttttgttgtttccaGAACATACTACTTGACCAGAGTCGTAGCCAACAATAAAACTGTCCAAATTGGCAATTGTAAACTTCACGTCGCTTGGACCTTGCCATATTTTGGTATCGTCATTGTTGTATACGGCCCCAGTCCTTGTAATCTTCAAAGTGCAGTCCCATCCAGCAACAACACCGCTAATATCTTTATGCGTCAACTCAAACTTGTGCGTCTTTCGTCCATTGACTAGACCAGTTTGATAAACATCTCCATTTTCCATTAGAAGAGCAGTATGATTACCGCCACATGATATGCTCTTCAATGGCAGTGATGACTGAAACGCAATTTCCGGAGTGGCTACATCGTTCTCATGCTCTAGCCCCAGCTGTCCATTCCCATTGGACCCACAGCTATACACTAGATACATATGTGTGGTTCGTCAATGTTTCTGCAACATAGATCAGGAGTGTGAAGAGCACGTTGATCCATAGTGTCATCTACGTAAAAGTATTATTGAGCCACCAACACGAGTAACAGAcacgaaaaaaaaaaaaattgaacgTTTTGTCCCTTGGAtatattcattttcttttcttttgttttacttttACCTTTTTATTCTTAGTTCTGTTTGTTGTCTTTGTTTATTTTCGAGTCTTCCACATAAATACAGatgcaaagaagaagtagaaAGATCAGAGCGGACGATGTTATAGAACTACTTTCATCGAGTCAGGAAAACTCAGCTGGAGACTCATCTAACAATGAAAGCGACAGTGAAAGTGATGTGGAAAGTGCATTTCAAAGTAGAATGGATAGACGATCCACCGTTCGCCAAACGAGACAAGAAAGAGCAAAAGTTTCTGGGAAACAGAGACATGTCTCCGAATCCGCTGAGGAATCTGCTGATAGTGAGGATGGTGTTGAAGACTCAAAGTTTTCCAAAGTTGATATCATACCTCGTTTACAAAGACCAACTACTAAAAAGCAGAACGTAAAGAAATCTGCAAGAGAAGAGGTTGTTGAAGTATCTGATGAAGACAGTGAGAGTGATAGTCCAATACAGGTTCCAGATTCCTCTCCTCACCGCAATCCAAGAAACGTTCATTCTATGGAATTGGACTCCTCCCCAATAGGTAAACCAACAACTAGGCTAACGAGTTTACGTGAAACATTTTCTTACAATCCGAAAAAAGAGTCACCAAAACCGTCTATAAGCTCTGATTACAGAGAGCTAAAGAGGACTTTCCCAGATATTCCTGCAACTACAATTATGTCTGCCTTGAAATCGGAGAAAACCCTCAGAGATGCCATGCGTTACCTAAGGAAACTTGAACCTTCTTTTAGATCAAAAAGCTCTAATTCCATCAAGTCTCAGAGATTGGCATCACTAAGCGATGCTAATAAACGGGGTAGACTGATTTTATCGTCTCCTGTTAGGGCAGATGTTCCTATCAGCAATAGGAAGGGTTTGCCAAAGTTGCGAGATGCAAGACTGGAACGGGAGAGTAGATTGAGAGAAAAGGCCAGGttgattgaagaaaagaaatctAAGCAGATTGAGTACGAGCGTGCCTTGGCAAGACAAAGGGCTGAAAGAGAGTCTATCAAGTCCTCGAAAGTTCAGTTGGACAATACTAAGAAATCACTTAGAGCACAGTATGTTGGCAATAGATTGAGTAAACATCGTAATACCAAAACACTGAAAGGTGAGACGtccgaagaagaagaagaaaaagaaggtcatgatgatgatgatcgTAGCGATGAAAGCTTGGTTGAGTTGGTGGAATCGGATGATTCTCATGATGAAGTGGCACCTCCTAACCGTCGTGGAAGCAAGAGAAGatatgaagatgatgatgactaTGATCCATACTCAAGGCCAAGAACGGGTATAGGCCGACAAGATAGGcaacaaaagagaagacAGGTTGTTGAATACAATGACGAATTCAATCTACCTGAATTCATGGCTGATGAAGACAAGTATCTGAATATCGATcaaaaaattatcaaaCTGTTCAATAATGCAGATGTCAGAGATATAATTGATTTAAGCAATATGACTCCAGAGCAAGCTACAGTTTATGTGCAAAACAGACCTTACACTTCTATAAGTAGTATCTTGAAAGTTGATGTTTCCATGGGTAGGAAGTTATCTAAATTTGCAAAGTCTCCAAACGAAAGGCATATAGAATTGATTGGAGAGAAGTTGACTGCTTATTCAGCAATCGACACTTTGCTAAAACAGTGTTTTGATTATAGCAAGTCCATTACGTCAGAAATAAGAAAATGGGGCGTCAACTTAAAAGGGAAAAACCTAAATGGTGAATTAGCAATCACAAATGTCGATATTGCCACAGACGAAAGTGACGAAGAGAATGGTGGTGATGATAGTGGAAGCGCCAGTGATAATATTGACcaagatgatgatgatgttgttgtgattaagaagaaatacaagaaaTTTAAACTTGATGGCTCTGAACATGATGATGACTTTGGTACCTCGGGTTTTAGACCACGTTACAAATCCAACATTGACAATTCTAAAGTTCCAGATAAGATTGGTTACTTTAAAAGAAAGCCTGTTCTTCTGTCCGATGAGATATCCCTAAAAGATTATCAACAAGTTGGTATTAACTGGATCCATTTACTTTTCCAGAAGGGTTTATCTTGTATATTAGCTGATGAAATGGGGTTAGGTAAAACTGCACAAGTTATAGCATTTTTGTCacacttgaagaagaagaaatataGAGGGCCTCATTTGATTGTAgttccttcttcaacccTTGAAAATTGGTTACgtgaatttgaaaagttttctCCAACATTAAAGGTGATTCCATACTATGGATCCTTGGATGAGCGAGAAGAGTTAAGGAATGTTTTGTACGAGGATGATGATTATGACGTTGTCATCACAACATATAATTTGACAGTGGGTAAGATTGACGGGCCTTTTCTGCAAACCTTGAACTTTAATGTCATTGTTTATGATGAAGGACATATGTTAAAGAATGCAACCAGTGACAGGTACAAGAAGCTTACAAAATTAAGAGCAAATTTCCGTCTATTGTTAACAGGTACCCCATTGCAAAACAATTTAAAAGAATTAGTTTCCTTgcttgattttattttaccGGAGGTTTTTGGATCCAAGATGTCTAAACTACAGCTGTTATTTGATAAGAGGGCATCAactaaagttgaaaatgaacaaaTTCAAGGTAAAAACTATAATCCTTTGATGTCTGAACAAGCCATTAGTAAAGCTAAAGTTATGATGTCGCCATTTGTTTTACGCAGAACTAAGGCCCAAGTGATGACAGAGTTGCCAAAGAAGCATACTGCAATTGAATATTGTGAACTTGTACCTGCACAAGTAAAAATATATCAAGAAGAACTCGATGAGGTCAATACTTACAGAATTGAAAGAGATAGAAGAAAGTTGTTGTCTGATGAAGAACTCAAGAAACTCCCGCATCTTGCTAAAAAGAATGTGAATATGTTAATGGCACTTAGAAAGGCATGTATGCATCCCTTATTATTCAGGAGATTATATACAGACAAGATGTTGAAGCTCATGGCAAGACTTATAATGAAAAACGAGGACTATATGGATGCCAATGAAACTTACATCTTTGAAGACATGCAAGTGATGTCTGATTTTGAACTCTCTCAGTTATGCCATCAGTATCCGAATGAATTAGGAAAGTTTGTTTTGAAGCAACAAGTATATAGTAACAGCGGGAAAACTAAGGTCCTAGTAGACATGTTAAGcaaaattattgaaaaaggggaaaaagtGTTGGTCTTTTCACTTTTCACACAAATGTTGGATATTCTTGAGAAGGTTCTTTCACTACATGGATGGAAATTTTTGCGCTTAGATGGTGCTACCGCTGTGGATTCTAGACAAACTATTATTGACACATTTTATGAGGATAAAACTATTCCTGTTATGTTGCTAAGTACAAAAGCAGGTGGTTTTGGAATCAATCTAGTGTGTGCCACAAATGTCATTATCTATGATCAATCATTGAACCCGCATGATGATAAACAAGCAGAAGATCGTGCACATAGAGTGGGACAAACAAAGGATGTCCAAGTTACTCGATTAGTCgtgaaaaattcaattgaagagaaCATTCTTCATATGGCATTTAATAAACTCCAGTTGGATAATAGTATAATGGCCCAAAATACAGAAGATGTTTTGCTGAAGACAGTCGAAGACCTTATTGCCGTGAAGAAAGAACAGAAAGATTCTAAACAGGAGGAAAAAGTTATTACTGAAGAAACAGATAACACCGATGCTTTTGAAAGTCCTGTGACATTAGAGTTGGCCGCCGcagaggaggaagagaagGACGAACCTGTAGAAATTATTGTTCCTGAACTTAAAAGCGTTAAGGGTAGAACCAGGCGGAACAGAAGGTCTGTCAATTATTTTGATGGTAACGACCCAAATGAATTCATTGAGAAAGACACCAACGCAAGGACAGATGAATGCGAACTGGTGGATATAAATAGTGTACCCAATAGTCCCATAAGCACAACAGAGGAGGCCAAAAATAACCGGATTAGCAACATGAACCTGCAACCAGTATTCCAATCCATTAGTGAACCTATATCCTCACCATCTAAGGTTACAGAAAGTGgtgagaaaacaaaagatgCTGAGCAAGTGGGTGATAAGgtcaatgaaaaaactaCAGCCAACTCTTTAAGttgtatttcttcattgaCCAAAGACTTGGTTAAACAGATTAAAAATGAATTTATAGTTTCAAATCTTAcacaaaatgaaaatgctCCTAAGAATACAAGTGATTACGGAAGGATGAAATTACCCCAAACAGGCGAATCTGAGAATATTGCCCAATCAAaagtagaagaagattCAAGATCAAATCCTAGTGGCAAAGAGAACAGTCAAGTAAttgcagaaaaaaatggagatTCCAAGCATGCAGATGATGAACACTCTAATTCTTATAAAGATTCTTTACCAGAAAATAACCATCCGATCTCATGCATCAAAAATGAAGCAAGCGTGAAAGTTTCAAGCAACAGTCCAAGTGAGTTATCAAAAGCGAACACCTAAAAAATATACTTATCTATAGAAGAGTAGGCCGTACGTATAAATAGAGTCTAAAAGTATTAAAGTGGATAAGTTACTGTTTAACTGAATATAACTATCATTGTACTTAAGAATTGTAGCAGAATTCAATACCGTATTTCAAAACTCGTGGAGACGCAGACTGCCCTTTCATATCCATTGAAACGCCAGAACTAACAATCCAATCATGAAATTTGCCTTCCCACGAGAGACGGAGATTCTTCTTACCTATACTTCCACTCAGCTTGAGACTTGATATATAATCTTCGTCGGCTTCCGACATTTGGGGGTGTAGATCAGTTCTGTCCTCAACGATAATATTCACATCATCAAGCGTTGCCGGTGCAGTATTGTTCTCATTGAATTCTTGCTCAGATACTTTGTAAACCACATTATGCTGGCTGATTTTAGTTATATCAAGagcatttttttgtttcgGAACTTGTATATCAGAGCTGTGTTCAAGCCCCTTATTTTGTGGGATTAGATGAGTCTCTTTATAGTCACCATCTTTCAAgttcttttctttattattCCAGGTAAGAATTTTAGATCTCAAAAGTTGTGCACCCAAAATTAAGTCTGACTCGTAAGAATAAATGTTGAATTGGTATTTTGAACTAAATACAAACCCCATTTTCCCCATGTAAGAAATATCCTTGTTTCCATGGTAGGTATCCCTTGTATACTTTGCTTCGCTCTTTATTGCGTAAGTAGACTCGAGAGTACCCAATAAGGGGTTTATTGCCATAGTAAACGTTAGAGGATGAATCGTCGAAATAGCATAAGGTATTGAAAGTATCACCTGCTTGCTACCGTTACTGTAAGGATTTAAGTATGGATGGAAGTTGGAGTTAATAAAGGCTGGTGTATAAGTAGGCAGATTATCAATTAGATATCGCATTGTATCAATATATGTAGTGTATCTGGCAGCAATACTAATGCCGGGACTGACTGATCCTGCCGAATACCATAGCTCACAACCGGCTGATAACTTTGACGGGCACTTGTTTTCAGTAGGTTTCACATCCGTCTGTGTAGAGTATGGTGTACCTACAACACTCAACTTTGGGCTagaattcaaaatatcaaaatgatACAAACATCTGAATCCAAATAGATGTTCCCTGGTTGAGTAGATAAAATCATGGGAGCTATTCTCCGTTTGTCGTTGTAAATAAATGGtgaatattgttgttgggTTTGTCAACTTGTTCAACTTCGGtgtattgatgaatttgacaATCAGCTGCAAATCAGGCCTGAATCTTTTTATTATCATACCTTCTAAAAGCTTAGATGGAAAATACATCTTTCCGTAAATCATAAATGGTTTCTCTGTATAGATATTTCCTTTTATATCCCTAGAATCTAAGTCTCGGTAACCTTGAACAACACTGTTTATAGGTAAGGCTTTCGAGTTTCTGTAATGTTCGTCCAAATTAACTGATGAACTAAGATAAGACAGAGATCCGGATAGTCTATCAACTTGAGAGATGCTAATGGAGCTAAAGTTGAAGTCTGTGTTCCTGCTTGAGACAAAAACGTTGAACCCATTTGGAATTGGAAAGTTCAATAAATTGTTTGGAGTAGATAGTATATGCTCATAAGTGTTGTCCCAGCTCCAGCCTGTCTTAGAGTAAAAGCATTGCTGGACTAAGTCCATATATGTCAACATATCAGTGTAACAATTTCTGGTTTATTTTACTGCCATTATAATATATTGACCAAGTTACAGGTAAGTTTCCATTGTGAAATTATGTATCGAGAAAGGGAACACATCAGAAACGAGAAAAATCACTCTTGGGATTACCAAGAAGCCAGTTGGCTCAgtagaatttttttttctagctTGTCATTGTCAAATAGTTACTGCAAAGAGGTGTCAGATAGACCTTACATCTAGATCTTAGTCGTTAAATTGAAAGGTATGGATACACGGGGTCAAACTAGAGACAATGAAAATTGTCCAATAGAAATTGGTATGGGCATGGAAATTGGTCAAGACCAAATTGACGATATTGAGGATTTACAGTCGCCACCAAATTCCCCTGGCTTAGTTCTACCGGTAATGGTACCAACTactaatgaaaaaattgacttCTTTGCATTGGATGGGACATTGCacaaagaacaagagaatgaaaatTCGAAAAATGAAGATCCAAATCCGAAGCTTCCTGTTACACCTGTTGCACAAAACAAGTCCAAGGAGAGCTTAGACCTGAGCATCTTCAGGTCGTCAGACTCCTATTTCTCAAGATCTAGGAGTCATTCGTCGAAGCCTACGCCAAGATTGAGAAGAACCAGTGACGTGTCAAATAGATCAGAAGGTTATGAAAGTTATGCATCAGGTGCAAGTTATGATTCTGGTTCTGTTTTCAGTGAAAGTGATACAGACATCACTGCATCTCCTACTCTTAAATATTCCAAAAAGTTAAGGAACCAAAGACTAGATAATGGAATGAACATTGGAGAActtcaaaatggaaaatcGGTTGAGGATGGAATAGTTTATAAAACTAAATCGAGCGGTTTTTCTTCGGATACAGGTTCCCAATATACTCCCGTTTCCAGACACAGGTCACGAAGCGGTTCACGTAGTGATTCAAGAGATAGAGGAGGAATGAGGTCAGAATCCaaagataagaaaaatgatgacACTACTTCCCAAATATTTAAAAACTTACTTATATTAGAAGAGAGTTTGAGACAACAGTACATTGAACAGCAAAATTTGAGACTCAAATATAGCATATTTGTGGTTATATTGGTGGTGGTGTTTTCACTTTCTACATACCATGGCATTTTCAACTCTATCTACGTTCAACACGAAAACACCACTAATTGGCCTACTGGCTTTGGGACAAATGACGGTGATACCTCTGTAAGTGTGCTTCCAACCCCAAGTCCGTGTGACGCTAGTTTTGTATGCGTAGGGTTTCCAAAGTTCCCAACACAACTAAATGGAGAGGAAGAAGGCAACCACGGGCTAGGTTCAACAACTACAATTTGTAATACCAAGCTGGACAGTACCAGCATCAGCCCTATGGACAACGAGGAATCCTCGGAAGGATATGTTCTAATCAATATCGTTTATCGAGTCGTATCAATCATTACTGGAATGACccttttgttgttttacTTAACAGGTGAATACACACACAAAATATCAAGACCACGTAAATTTTTTGTCACAGCTAACAAGGGAATAAGACAACTAAACGTTCGATTAGTGAAAGTCAAAGTTCCATTCAAGGAACGGGTGCTAAACTACCTGAGGTTGCGTGTCAAGAAAAACCCTAGGAAAGGAGTCGACCACATCCGCCTTGTTCTAAATCCAAGGGTGTTCTCCACAGCCAATAGAGAACAATGGGAGCTGTATAGAAACCAGTTCTGGAATTtggagaaaagaaaacatacATCGATTTCATAACTTTTTACGGCAAATAAACATGAGATGCCCGGACATGCAAACACCGAGATATACGCGGCCAGCATGATTCTCAGTATCTTTTTAGCTTCAATGGTGGGGTGGTGAAGGGCATTcgtatttttttttcatctgaAGTCACGGCTGGGACGTTCCGGGGGAGCTGGGAAAACTTAAAGGTGGAGATGATATCTTGGATTGTCATCTTCTAGGAgaatttctttgttgatcTTGAATAACTTTGTTACCGCAAAGATGGCCAGGCCTCCAAACAGTTGGGTTTGGGAACATTTCCAAGAAGACACATCACAACCCCCGAACCCCGCATATACTAATGTCAGGTGTCAAATTTGCTCTAAGTCCCTACGATATTCCTCGAGAAATGGTCCAACAAATTTAGCTCGACATTTAACTAGGGGTCATAACATGAACCAGCCAGACTCTACTCCAACGCGTCGCCCCTTTGAATCGAACCGAAAAGATGGCAGTACAAACACTAGTAACAGtatcaacagcaacagcaataGTATAAATAGTGTTAGCGGTCTCAATGGTGCTAATAAtactaataataatagcaataatactaataacaacaatagcaataacaaaaatGGTAAATCCAACTTATTGTCGAATGCTAGAGATCATCATAAAGGTTTTCATAATTCCGAATCGACCTCAGAGAATGAACGAGAAAGTTCACAAGAGGCTTCGAATGAGCAGGAATTGTCAATGTCATACACTACTATTTCGGCTCCTAAAGCTAATAGAAAAATGCCTATATCATACTCTACCAAATCAATACCTGAATACCAAGTACCTCAGCAGCTACAATCGgatcttttgtttcaatcTTCATTGAATGGTCAATCCGAGAGATTGAAAGTGCAAAATCGACAAACTAATGGTGATCTTGGAATGCAATCATCGTCATTAACCACAAATCAGAATGATTATGATCAGTTCATGAAAAATGTGAATTTGCTTCCTATATACAGGATGGATTTAAACAAGCAAAGGGAAAAACGAGGtttcaaaccaaaacaGCCGTTGTCGCCAATGAATAAACGACAGTCATTGCCAACGCAAATATCCCCAACAACTTTGAAACTTTCTAATATGACTCCTGGAGTTGTAACCTCCCTCAACAACTCACCTCCAAAACAGTACATGACCATTGatcaacaatttttcaatcaacAGACAAGCTATATGGATAATACCGataaagaagttgataGAGACAATGGAATGCTACCCACGATTCAAGATATTCCGGATTTCAACTCTATGCCAACTATGATAGGGTCGCCTAATAATGAGACACTGAACCAAAAACATCAGCGGAATGAATTGGGTATTCTGGATGGGAGTCCTAATAAAAGAGATTTTCGTGTGGCTAATTTCGACAATGTAGGAGGGTTCAATAGCGCTGATAATAATTCAAGCTTGACCGGCCTTGTCAAAGATATGAGTACTACTATTGAAGTAATGAGGAAAACTTTACAGCAACAGCAAGACAAAATTAACCAGTTGGAACAGCGACTCTCAAGAGAAATCAACTCGCATCGTGGATCGGGACTCGAAACAGCATATGAAGTAATCCCTGCCTTTCGAAATGATGTTGGAGACCTCCCCGAACTACAAAATGTATACGTTCTGTTGTCACTCCCCATCCAGCAACTAAGGCGTATAGCCAATGCATATGGGTTAAAACTATCAGATGACCGCAAGGAGCTTATTTTTGGGATTGCGGATTTCATAGGATGtagaaatatcaaaaatttTTGGGATGAATATACACGTCAAATTATGCACTAGAATGAATAGAGTAGCCAAAGGGCATTAAAAAAGGAATTGTAACTTTAGTTAATGATACATAAACTTATATGTTTaaatagatatatatgCACGCGTGCATGTGTACAcagttttttgttttttgtttttgtaaTCATGGTTTGTAGATTATCCTAAGAGTTTGCTTTCTTTCCAATTATGTCTAGACATCTTTCCCAATCCACATTACATTGTTACATCGTACAAACACTTGATTGTTTAATGGTGTTCCTTTCGTCAAGTCTGGGGACTGTCCAGGCTCTTGTTGCTCAATTTCACAGACATCCTTATCAAGCAAAACATTCATGTAATTGTCTACCGAGACGAGCGTACCATGATATTCTGTGCCCGAAAATTTAAGCCTCACACAAACTTTAAGACCAATGAGTGAATTAAGGTACGGTTTTGGATTGACAGGTTGAAATGACATCGATGTACTATACCTATTCTAATGTGAGACCACTCTTGTATCAAGTCCTTCTAAAGAGATGATGAGTAAATACgttcatttttttttgtggCGAGGAAATTAAGAATAAATAATCTGCTATGGAGTACACTGGTCTATTCGTGTGAAACTCGTTCGAAAAGTAGGCTTCATAGAAAGTTTTAACTAATAAATAATAGAAATTATAAATAATGTAGTAGAAGTTATAGAATACATGCATGCACGTCCATCGTATCTTCGGTGTATGAATGAATGAGTTTGTTAAAAAGTTGATGAGAAGAGGGGGGGGAAGGTGAAGGTCAATTTTTGGAAGGTGTAAATTTATAAAAACAGTGTTTCGTCATTGAATGTgatgaatttcaagaatCCTTTATCTTTATTATCTCATGGTATTGTTGGCAGATTAACTTAAAGTTCGGACTTTAATGGAACAGCGTCGAtatcaccaacaacaactaaGTTGTAATCATTTGGAACAGAAACTTGCTTAGATGCAA
Encoded proteins:
- a CDS encoding uncharacterized protein (PKUD0D01440; similar to Saccharomyces cerevisiae YPR182W (SMX3); ancestral locus Anc_7.539) — translated: MSFQPVNPKPYLNSLIGLKVCVRLKFSGTEYHGTLVSVDNYMNVLLDKDVCEIEQQEPGQSPDLTKGTPLNNQVFVRCNNVMWIGKDV